The following proteins are encoded in a genomic region of Triticum dicoccoides isolate Atlit2015 ecotype Zavitan chromosome 1B, WEW_v2.0, whole genome shotgun sequence:
- the LOC119349685 gene encoding iron-phytosiderophore transporter YSL15-like — MDVVAPDRMRIAPEIEKHEAAEGDMESDPALAEHELEPVGRWQDDLTVRGMVAALLIGCIYTVIVMRMSLTTGLVPTLNVSAALLSFLALRGWTSLLGRFGIVSRPFTPQENTIVQTCGVACYTIAFAGGFGSTLLGLNRKTYELAGDSVANGPGSYKEPGIGWMTAFLFSCCFGGLLTLIPLRQVLVVDYKLTYPSGTATAVLINGFHTTQGDKNSKMQIRGFLKYFGGSFIWSFFQWFYTGGDACGFVQFPTFGLKAWKQTFFFDFSMTYVGAGMICPHIVNVSTLLGAILSYGMLYPLISKNKGDWYPATVKESSMKSLYGYKAFICIALILGDGLYQFIKIISITFKGMYLQFSRKHIDNRAKNMDNTVSLEDMQRDEVFKRGHLPAWMAYSGYAVLSVVAAITTPIMFRQVKWYYIVIAYVVAPVLGFANSYGTGLTDINMGYNYGKIGLFVFAGWAGRDNGVVAGLVTGTCVKQLVLISADLMHDFKTGYLTKTSPRSMMVAQAIGTVMGCILAPLTFMLFYKAFDIGNPDGYWKAPYALIYRNMAILGVEGFSVLPKYCLALSGGFFAFAALLSIARDVMPHRYSKYVPIPMAMAVPFLVGGSFAIDMCVGSLVVFVWNKINKKEAGFMVPAVASGLICGDGIWTFPSSILALAKIKPPICMQFTPAP; from the exons ATGGACGTCGTCGCCCCGGACCGCATGCGGATTGCGCCGGAGATCGAGAAACACGAGGCCGCGGAGGGCGACATGGAGTCAGACCCGGCGCTCGCCGAGCACGAGCTGGAGCCCGTGGGGCGGTGGCAGGACGATCTGACGGTGCGCGGCATGGTGGCAGCGCTGCTCATCGGGTGCATCTACACCGTCATCGTCATGAGGATGTCGCTCACCACCGGACTAGTGCCCACGCTCAATGTCTCCGCCGCGCTGCTCTCCTTCCTCGCGCTCCGTGGCTGGACCAGCTTGCTGGGCCGCTTCGGCATCGTGTCACGGCCCTTCACCCCGCAGGAGAACACCATCGTCCAGACATGCGGCGTGGCCTGCTACACCATCGCTTTCGCCG GTGGGTTCGGGTCAACCTTGCTGGGTCTAAACAGAAAGACGTACGAGCTGGCCGGCGACTCGGTGGCCAACGGGCCGGGGAGCTACAAGGAGCCAGGGATTGGCTGGATGACGGCATTCCTCTTTTCTTGCTGCTTCGGTGGACTCCTCACCTTGATTCCCCTTAGACAG GTATTGGTCGTCGACTATAAATTAACTTACCCTAGTGGGACGGCAACTGCAGTTCTTATAAACGGCTTCCATACCACCCAGGGAGACAAGAATTCAAA GATGCAAATACGTGGGTTTCTGAAATACTTTGGGGGTAGCTTCATATGGAGTTTCTTCCAGTGGTTCTACACCGGCGGCGATGCTTGTGGATTTGTTCAGTTCCCTACTTTTGGTCTCAAGGCCTGGAAGCAGAC ATTCTTCTTTGACTTCAGCATGACATACGTCGGCGCTGGGATGATTTGCCCACATATAGTAAATGTTTCCACCCTCCTAGGTGCAATTCTTTCATATGGAATGTTGTACCCACTCATCAGTAAAAACAAGGGTGATTGGTACCCTGCAACTGTAAAAGAAAGCAGCATGAAAAGTTTGTACGGCTACAAG GCCTTCATATGTATCGCTCTTATCTTGGGGGATGGACTCTACCAATTCATCAAAATTATTAGCATCACTTTTAAGGGCATGTATCTACAATTTAGCCGTAAGCATATCGATAATAGAG CGAAAAATATGGACAATACGGTCTCACTCGAGGATATGCAGCGCGACGAGGTCTTCAAGAGAGGCCATCTCCCCGCTTGGATGGCATACTCTGGGTATGCCGTGTTAAGCGTCGTTGCAGCGATTACCACGCCAATAATGTTTCGACAAGTGAAATGGTACTACATAGTTATAGCCTATGTCGTAGCCCCCGTGCTTGGATTCGCCAACTCTTACGGCACGGGGCTTACTGATATCAACATGGGGTATAACTATGGGAAGATTGGTCTCTTTGTCTTTGCGGGTTGGGCTGGCAGGGACAATGGTGTCGTTGCAGGCCTTGTTACTGGTACATGTGTGAAGCAGTTGGTTCTTATATCTGCAGATCTGATGCATGACTTCAAGACGGGTTATCTAACAAAGACATCACCAAGATCCATGATGGTGGCACAGGCCATTGGTACGGTCATGGGCTGCATCCTTGCTCCCCTTACGTTCATGCTCTTCTACAAGGCATTTGATATTGGCAACCCAGATGGTTACTGGAAGGCGCCGTATGCATTGATATACCGTAATATGGCAATACTTGGCGTGGAGGGGTTCTCGGTGTTGCCGAAGTATTGTCTAGCACTCTCTGGTGGATTCTTCGCATTTGCAGCACTCCTCAGCATCGCAAGAGATGTCATGCCACACAGATATAGCAAGTATGTGCCCATACCCATGGCCATGGCAGTTCCATTCCTTGTCGGCGGGAGCTTCGCAATTGATATGTGCGTCGGAAGTTTGGTGGTTTTTGTCTGGAACAAGATAAACAAAAAGGAGGCTGGTTTCATGGTCCCTGCGGTTGCATCCGGTTTGATATGTGGGGATGGAATATGGACATTCCCTTCTTCCATACTCGCCCTTGCCAAGATTAAACCACCAATTTGCATGCAGTTTACACCTGCACCCTAG